ATCAAAGCATCGATCAATTTGTCAACCAAGCCTTTTTTGCCGATCTCTCAGTTTCTCAACTTTTAGAAATTCATATGGAACTTATCGATGAATTTTCCCAACAGCTCAAACTGGAAGGACGGAGTGATGAAATTCTTTTGGACTATCGTTTAGCTTTGATTGATATTATTGCTCATCTATGCGAAATGTATCGTCGCTCGATTCCCAGAGAAGACTTATTATTAGAACTCTAATACTGTCAGCATAAACTTCAAATCGTTCTATTTATGAAGATCGATATTTCAACTTTTTGCCTTCCCACAATTCACTATTTATAGCAATATTTGACGATCATGCAAAAAAAAACTTATGTCTTAAAACTATACGTCGCAGGAAATACACCCAACTCAGCAAGAGCATTGAAAACCCTTAAAGATATTCTCGAACAAGAATTTCAAGGCGTTTATGCCCTTAAAGTCATCGATGTTCTTCGGAATCCTCAACTCGCTGAAGAA
The Lusitaniella coriacea LEGE 07157 DNA segment above includes these coding regions:
- the kaiB gene encoding circadian clock protein KaiB, encoding MQKKTYVLKLYVAGNTPNSARALKTLKDILEQEFQGVYALKVIDVLRNPQLAEEDKILATPTLSKVLPPPVRKIIGDLSDREKVLIGLDLLYEEIPEIQ